The window AAAACGAAACTGATGGCAGTATTTTTAAACAGGCATTTCGATTTTTCGCGGACAAAAAATGTCACAATAAAAATGAAGACAGATGAAGAAAGAGCTGAATGGTTTAAATATTTGTCCTCATTTATTCATGCAGTACCTGAAGAGGCTGACCAATTTGTGCTTCCGCATATCAAATTGCGGCTGCTGTTTATTCGGAATAATGATTTGCAGGGGTTAACCCAGTATGAGCGTGAAGAACAAGACATTAAAAAGTTCTGTGTTGTAAATAACGGGGATTTAATTGCACGTTATCCGAGCTTAGAACGCTATCCAATTTCTGAAGAGTTATTAAAAGTAAATTATAAAAATAAGCTTGAACATTATCTGCAGAATATTGAATTTAGTGATCACAGCCTCAGCATTCAAGGAACCATTAAACACAAATTGTTGGATGATGAAACGAATCAAAATCAATCTCTGACAGGAGTATTTGTTCATCGCGATACAAAGGCGGAAAAATACATTGCGCCGGCTAAGTATGAAAATTCAACATTTACATTTGAGTGCAAGTTTGATGAACTGGCATCTGCAGAAGAAGATTTAGGCGTTTGGGATTTCTTTATTGAATCGTCAATAGATGGCTATAAATTAAGGGCGAGAATCGGAAACAAGCGTGCTGCGTATAAGTATTCAACAAACACGATGTATTTAGGGCATAATGCGTTGTTTGTCTTCAGTGCAAGACCATATTTCACAATGAACTACGATAATCTTTCGATTGATATAAAGAAACATGCCTATACAGAAGCAGAACTTTCATATGAAACTGAATCAAAAGATTTATCATTTATTTTTAAAGATAAGCAAATCTGTTTGCCAAATCATTCAAAAATGATTGTGAATACCGGACAGTCTGAAATCTCATTACCGGTAAAACGTATAGAGTTAGAGCCTAATTGCACAAAATTGACGGTAAACGTGCAGAGTTTGCTTGAACAGCTAGCTCATGT is drawn from Bacillota bacterium and contains these coding sequences:
- the tarQ gene encoding (poly)ribitol-phosphate teichoic acid beta-D-glucosyltransferase TarQ encodes the protein MKISIVIPVYNSEDLISECLDSLVNQTMPKEDYEIICVDDKSTDSSLDILNQYKKKYENIVVIERTVNSGGPGAPRNDAIKIAKGEYILFVDSDDYLGNEALLRWYNFSKENDSDITLGKLKGINGRGVPKSMFKETNPDVDLVDSKIVFTLGPQKLFKASLLKENKITFPTHIKAAEDQVFTMNAYLKAKKISVSADYDYYYLVKRDGEHMSVAYVPPENFYGAMEDIISAIKASDLEEARKTKLMAVFLNRHFDFSRTKNVTIKMKTDEERAEWFKYLSSFIHAVPEEADQFVLPHIKLRLLFIRNNDLQGLTQYEREEQDIKKFCVVNNGDLIARYPSLERYPISEELLKVNYKNKLEHYLQNIEFSDHSLSIQGTIKHKLLDDETNQNQSLTGVFVHRDTKAEKYIAPAKYENSTFTFECKFDELASAEEDLGVWDFFIESSIDGYKLRARIGNKRAAYKYSTNTMYLGHNALFVFSARPYFTMNYDNLSIDIKKHAYTEAELSYETESKDLSFIFKDKQICLPNHSKMIVNTGQSEISLPVKRIELEPNCTKLTVNVQSLLEQLAHVKKERLIEFAINTSQNKISAKVDNQAIVLDTRNVERKSMLFFSKMVEVQYKLLTSKSKFYFQY